A genomic stretch from Megalobrama amblycephala isolate DHTTF-2021 linkage group LG22, ASM1881202v1, whole genome shotgun sequence includes:
- the LOC125257732 gene encoding golgin subfamily A member 6-like protein 22, with protein MAHGAVLEGVKLNLVVCGSDGTFKSSMSEQILRDVELHGRQTSLVELPALSQLSEEEVMRQTLRCVSLYDPGVHVFLLIVPDAPLNNEDKAEMEEIQRIFSSRINKHMMILIMQSSEHQPAELNEETQSVIERFGGRHCFFGPNTQVSTLMENIEKMLEENRGEFFSTETFLEMQMKKLKKYEEMKKIHSPETHLLPQGSRENINELRIVLLGKTGVGKSATGNTILGRNAFTAETSQESVTKEGQRETSEINGRHVTVIDTPGLFDTELSNEEIQREIRHCISMILPGPHVFILVLNLGQRFTQEEATSVKIIQETFGEKSLKYTMVLFTRGDYLKEKTIDQCLGKPGSPLMNLIEACGNRFHVFNNNQTGDRTQVSDLLEKIDNMVTVNGGSFYSCKMFREMEREKQEQQMKILMDRVREREEVMKKLEEDISQERQTFKNKIEQLRQEKEKVKTEKEKCQIKYYTETERLMNRIENERKKSEEYIEREEQYKTKIQEKVKEIQDKMRQERETSRHEIEEMRQEKEKIKTEKEKLQTQYKTEIDRMMNRIQNHDKERKRREKEFHEKEERYKMQMKEKEREIHEMKRERNEWEKRKLEEKTRNEEEDKKRREKEQRVYDEFNQRLKQEIERMKREKADLQYKHEAKENKMKILMEERVKKMNREREELMKKHEEDNERIKMMMMEKVEQLDREREELIKKLEEEKERLKMMMEEKRQNNDKERKRREEEFNEREEQYKREMKEKEESEEKIHEEMKREREEWEKHKLEEKAKREEEDEKRREKEQRVLHAFKQRLKQERERMEREKKDLQSKHEEEEEKMKILMEKLNREREEQTKTRKRENGKREKRSSI; from the exons ATGGCGCACGGTGCAG TTTTAGAGGGTGTGAAGCTGAATCTGGTTGTGTGCGGGAGTGATGGGACATTCAAATCCTCCATGTCAGAGCAGATCCTCAGAGACGTGGAGCTTCATGGACGTCAGACCAGTCTGGTGGAGCTTCCAGCTCTCAGTCAGCTCTCAGAGGAGGAAGTGATGCGTCAGACTCTCCGCTGTGTATCTCTCTATGATCCTGGAGTTCATGTTTTCCTCCTCATTGTTCCTGACGCTCCACTCAATAATGAAGACAAAGCAGAAATGGAGGAGATCCAGAGGATCTTCAGCTCCAGAATCAACAAACACATGATGATCCTCATAATGCAGAGTTCAGAGCATCAGCCAGCAGAACTCAATGAAGAAACACAGTCTGTCATTGAGAGATTTGGAGGACGACATTGTTTCTTTGGTCCCAACACACAAGTGTCCACATTGATGGAGAACATTGAGAAGATGCTGGAAGAAAACAGAGGAGAGTTTTTCTCCACAGAGACATTTCTGGAGATGCAGATGAAAAAACTGAAGAAATATGAAGAGATGAAGAAAATTCATTCACCAGAGACACATTTACTGCCACAAG GTTCAAGAGAAAACATAAATGAACTGAGGATTGTGCTGCTGGGAAAAACTGGAGTTGGGAAAAGTGCAACTGGAAACACAATCTTAGGAAGAAATGCGTTTACAGCAGAGACATCTCAAGAGTCAGTGACTAAAGAGGGTCAGAGAGAAACATCTGAAATCAACGGCCGACACGTTACTGTGATCGACACTCCAGGACTGTTTGATACTGAACTGAGTAATGAGGAGATCCAGAGAGAAATCAGACATTGCATCTCCATGATCCTGCCTGGACCACATGTGTTCATCCTTGTGCTCAATTTAGGACAACGATTCACTCAAGAAGAAGCAACATCAGTGAAGATTATCCAAGAGACGTTTGGTGAAAAATCTCTAAAGTACACCATGGTGCTCTTCACCAGAGGAGATTATCTGAAGGAGAAAACTATTGATCAGTGTTTGGGAAAACCTGGATCTCCTTTGATGAACCTGATTGAAGCGTGTGGAAACAGATTCCATGTGTTCAATAATAATCAGACTGGAGACCGAACACAGGTGTCTGATCTACTGGAGAAGATAGACAACATGGTGACAGTGAACGGAGGGAGTTTCTACTCATGTAAGATGttcagagagatggagagagaaaaacaagaaCAACAGATGAAGATCCTGATGGATAGagtcagagaaagagaagaggtGATGAAGAAACTAGAAGAAGACATCAGTCAAGAACGacagacatttaaaaataaaattgagcAACTGAGgcaagaaaaagagaaagtaaaaacagaaaaggaaaaatgtcaaatcaaATACTACACAGAAACAGAAAGACTGATGAACAGAATAGAGAACGAGAGGAAGAAAAGTGAagaatatatagaaagagaagaacaatataaaacaaaaatacaagagAAAGTAAAAGAGATACAAGACAAGATGAGACAAGAACGAGAGACATCTAGACATGAAATAGAAGAAATGAggcaagaaaaagagaaaataaaaacagaaaaagaaaaacttcagacccaatacaaaacagaaataGACAGAATGATGAACAGAATACAGAATCAtgacaaagagagaaagagaagagaaaaaGAGTTTCATGAGAAAGAAGAACGATATAAAATGcaaatgaaagagaaagagagagagatccatgagatgaagagagaacgaaatgaatgggagaaacgAAAACTAGAGGAAAAGACGAGAAATGAAGAAGAGGATaagaaaagaagagagaaagaacagAGAGTTTATGATGAATTTAATCAGAGACTGAAACAAGAGATTGAGAGAATGAAAAGAGAGAAAGCAGATCTTCAATATAAACATGAAGCAAAAGAAAACAAGATGAAGATCCTGATGGAGGAGAGAGTGAAGAAAatgaacagagaaagagaagaactgatgaagaaacatgAAGAAGACAACGAGAGAataaagatgatgatgatggagaaaGTGGAACAACtggacagagaaagagaagaactgaTAAAGAAACtcgaagaagagaaagagagattgaagatgatgatggaggAAAAACGACAGAATAATgataaagagagaaaaagaagagaAGAAGAGTTTAATGAGAGAGAAGAACAATATAAAAGagaaatgaaagagaaagaagagagTGAGGAGAAGATCCATGAGGagatgaagagagaaagagaggaatgGGAGAAACATAAGCTAGAGGAAAAGGCCAAACGAGAAGAGGAGGATgagaaaagaagagagaaagaacagAGAGTTTTGCATGCATTTAAACAGAGACTAaaacaagaaagagagagaatggaaagagagaaaaaagatcTTCAATCTAaacatgaagaagaagaagaaaagatgAAGATcctgatggagaaactgaacagagaaagagaagaac AGACTAaaacaagaaagagagagaatggaaagagagaaaaaagatcTTCAATCTAa
- the LOC125257733 gene encoding uncharacterized protein LOC125257733 — protein MAALVATERHLWLHLSSIKDKDKNFLMDALLAPPGLFGDAVNSVVERFQEANKQAAAFQKLLPRRSFTPGAVPQHQQPQSSKASSSQQHRANQKQSVSTRAPPQRFGGSGGRSQPQPSRGKTDLRNVIIAKKAAGAILPTLPPRVLQGAVVPSEQTPRYPPGNVAALGCSPPLRRVSEQSVRSPPAGVPPQGTVLAVQITPEASFERLVPLVEYLTAWKLLPNISQWVLRTVEKGYAIQFGSRPPRFAGVLPTVVGPEQALVMEQEVKTLLEKGAIEHVLPPDRESGFYSRYFIVPKKDGGLRPILDLRLLNQSVMKLKFKMLTLRQIVSQIRSEDWFVTIDLKDAYFHVSILPHHRKFLRFAFGGKAYQYRVLPFGLALSPRTFTKCVDAALAPLRLQGIRILNYIDDWLILAQSQQLAVRHRDVVLAHMRKLGLRLNAKKSVLSPAQRTTFLGVVWDSVVMQARLSPARIESILSTVKRIKLGQSLTVKQFQRILGLMAAASNVIPFDLLYMRPLQWWLRTRGFSPRENPFRMIKVTRQCLRALDMWKKPWFLSLGPVLGALCRRKTLTTDASLTGWGAVLDGHSTQGLWNEHHLSWHINCLEMMAVFLALRVFLPDLRGHHVLVRSDNTSVVAYINHQGGLRSRPLYRLTHQILLWSQGKLLSLRAAYIPGVQNIGADILSRQGLRPGEWRLHPEVVLQIWGVFGRAQVDLFASRETSHCPLWFSLTHPAPLGLDAMVQTWPRLRLYAFPPIALLPGVLERVRRDQVRLILIAPRWPGRVWFSDLVSILDGSPWEIPVRRDLLSQAGGTIFHPRPELWNLWAWPLRGPSS, from the exons ATGGCAGcgctggtggccacggagaggcactTATGGTTACATTTAAGCTCTATCAAGGACAAAGATAAAAACTTCCTTATGGACGCCCTGCTTGCGCCCCCTGGCCTCTTTGGCGACGCTGTCAACTCGGTCGTCGAGAGGTTTCAGGAAGCCAATAAGCAGGCGGCGGCGTTCCAGAAGCTCCTTCCCCGTCGCTCTTTCACCCCTGGGGCTGTTCCACAACACCAGCAGCCCCAGTCATCTAAAGCCAGCTCCTCACAACAGCACCGTGCTAATCAAAAGCAGAGCGTTTCTACCCGTGCCCCTCCTCAGAGATTCGGGGGGTCGGGGGGGCGCTCGCAGCCGCAGCCTTCTAGGGGTAAGACGGATCTGAGGAACGTCATTATCGCCAAGAAGGCTGCG GGGGCcattctgccaaccctgccacctcgtgtgcttcagggcgcagtGGTCCCCAGCGAGCAAACACCCAGGTATCCGCCCGGAAACGTAGCGGCCCTGGGGTGCTCGCCCCCTCTAAGGAGGGTCTCGGAACAGTCAGTTCGGTCGCCCCCTGCTGGTGTGCCGCCTCAGGGCACCGTTTTGGCTGTTCAAATTACACCAGAGGCCAGtttcgagagactggttcccttagtagaatatctGACAGCATGGAAGCTACTGCCAAATATTTCTCAATGGGTCCTGCGTACAGTCGAAAAAGGCTATGCCATTCAGTTCGGGTCTCGCCCACCCAGGTTCGCGGGGGTCCTGCCCACCGTGGTGGGCCCCGAGCAggctctggttatggaacaggAGGTAAAAACTCTGTTGGAGAAGGGAGCCATAGAGCATGTACTTCCTCCCGACAGAGAGAGCGGTTTCTACAGCCGCTATTTTATCGTTCCGAAGAAGGATGGGGGGTTGCGTCCCATTTTGGATCTGCGTCTGCTGAACCAGTCAGTTATGAAGCTCAAGTTCAAAATGTTAACTTTGAGGCAAATCGTGTCGCAAATcagatccgaggactggtttgtcacgATCGATCTcaaggacgcgtacttccatgtgTCCATCCTTCCAcatcacaggaagttcctgaggttCGCTTTTGGGGGCAAAGCTTACCAATATCGGGTTCTTCCGTTCGGCCTAGCGTTATCACCCCGCACTTTCACCAAATGTGTGGATGCAGCCTTGGCGCCACTTCGTTTGCAGGGCATTCGCATTCTCAATTACATCGACGATTGGCTGATATTAGCCCAATCACAACAGCTAGCGGTTCGGCATCGAGATGTCGTTCTCGCCCACATGAGAAAGTTGGGGTTAAGGTTAAACGCCAAGAAGAGTGTTCTTTCTCCAGCTCAGAGAACCACTTTTCTGGGCGTAGTTTGGGACTCTGTTGTGATGCAGGCGCGTCTTTCGCCTGCTCGCATAGAATCTATCCTTTCTACCGTAAAACGGATaaagttaggccagtcactcactgtgaaacagtttcagagaatattgggtctgatggcagcggCGTCCAACGTGATTCCCTTTGATCTGCTGTACATGAGACCCTTGCAGTGGTGGCTCAGAACCAgggggttttctccgagggaGAACCCGTTTCGCATGATCAAGGTCACGCGGCAATGCTTACGTGCCCTAGACATGTGGAAGAAACCCTGGTTTCTATCCCTAGGTCCGGTGTTGGGAGCTCTTTGTCGTCGCAAGACGCTAACGACGGATGCTTCCCTCACCGGTTGGGGGGCGGTCCTAGACGGACACTCGACTCAAGGTCTGTGGAACGAACACCACCTCTCCTGGCACATCAACTgtctggagatgatggcggtttTTCTGGCTCTCAGAGTTTTTCTCCCAGACCTCAGGGGCCACCATGTTCTTGTCCGGTCAGACAACACATCGGTGGTTGCCTATATAAATCACCAGGGGGGTCTGCGTTCGCGTCCACTCTACAGACTGACacaccagatcctcctgtggtcccagGGGAAGTTGCTGTCGCTTCGTGCAGCATACATTCCCGGGGTCCAGAACAtaggagcagacatcctgtcaaGACAGGGGttgaggcccggggaatggaggcTCCATCCCGAGGTGGTGTTACAAATTTGGGGAGTGTTCGGTCGGGCTCAGGTGGATCTGTTTGCATCTCGAGAGACGTCTCACTGTCCACTCTGGTTCTCCCTCACTCATCCAGCTCCTCTCGgactggatgccatggtacagacgtggccgaggctgcgtctgtacgCCTTTCCTCCGATtgctctgctcccgggagttttAGAGAGAGTTCGCCGGGACCAGGTCCGGCTCATCTTGATAGCCCCGCGTTGGCCGGGCAGGGTTTGGTTTTCGGACCTAGTATCTATCCTAGACGGCTCTCCTTGGGAGATTCCGGTCAGGAGGGACCTCTTGTCCCAGGCGGGGGGCACGATATTTCACCCTCGCCCGGAACTCTGGAACCTGTGggcttggcctctgagggggcccagCTCGTAG